The genomic window TTTTTCACCCAGTATGTGGCAATCAAAGGTCCAGAAATATTGTGCCACACTGAGAAAATCGCACTTGAGTCAATTCTTCCAAGTGTCTTTTACATGCCCTTTCTTGCAATGAAGTGGCGACGCAGACCGGTTGATGTTAGTTGGCTTAAAGTTCAATTCCATAATATTTCTCTCCTTAATAAATAACGTTTGTTGAAGAGGTCGCCGTATGCATTTCATTTCGGAAATTCTGTTCACAATGAGCTATCAGATTGTAGAACTTGACAAGAATATACGGTCTTAGTAGATGAATACATGGGGCGTAATCACAAAAATCATGCTTGATTTTAAAATATGTCTTAATCTACACCTTTCCCGTCTTGATACGGTAAACCCAATGTATAATATTCCGAATGGATTATAATTTATTCTCTTCCTTCTTGCATATCAAAATGCTTTTCTTCATTTTGTTCTTAGATTTTCAATAAGTGAAACTGCATCATTGATGTACAAATTCACATTACATAAGATCAGATTCCATTAGGAATTATATACCTCTTTCAAATAAATACAATCTTTGCACCAGAACCTTTAATTTTATCTTATAATAAGTATTTAATCTCAATCTATTAGATGGAATATAAATAGTGAATTTTGAAAGGGGATACATAATTTTGAACGCAAAATATCTAGATTTACTTGCCCAAAAATATGATTGTGAAGAAAAAGTGGTAACTGAAATTATTAATCTTGAAGCCATTCTTAATTTACCAAAGGGGACAGAACATTTTGTCAGTGATTTACACGGGGAGTATCAAGCCTTTCAACATGTGTTAAGAAATGGTTCGGGGAGAGTAAAAGAGAAAATAAGAGACCTTTTTAACGGTGGATTATACGAAAAAGAAATTATTGAATTGGCGACATTAGTTTATTATCCTGAAGAAAAATTACAGATAATTAGGAATAATTTTGACAATGAACAAGAATTAAACCAATGGTATAAAGTAATCATCGATCGTATGATTAAGCTTATTTCTTATGCCTCCTCCAAATATACACGCTCGAAATTACGGAAAGCATTGCCTAATCAGTTTGCCTATATTATAGAAGAGCTGCTATACAAAACAGATGAATCCGCAAATAAAGAACAGTATTACACAAAAATTGTCCAGCAAATTATTTCCCTTGGACAGGCTGATAAGCTTATTACTGGTCTTGCTTACAGCACTCAGAGATTGGTTGTGGACCATCTTCATGTCGTAGGGGATATTTATGATCGCGGACCCGAACCTGATAAAATCATGGAAACTCTAATCAATTATCATTCAGTTGATATTCAGTGGGGAAATCATGATGTACTATGGCTAGGTGCCTTTGCTGGTTCAAAGGTTTGTCTCGCTAATATTATTCGTATCAGTGCTCGCTACGACAATTTGGATATTATTGAAGATGTGTATGGAATCAATCTTAGACCACTTCTTAATCTTGCGGAGAAATATTATAAGGACAATCCAGCCTTTCGACCAAAGAGACATTCAGATAAAAAACTATCTGATCATGAACAATTACAAATTACTAAAATTCATCAAACGATTGCCATGATTCAGTTCAAACTTGAAATGCCGATCATAAAGAGACGACCGAACTTTAATATGTCAGAAAGGCTTTTGCTAGAGAAAATTGATTATGACAAAAATGAAATAACGATTCATGGGAAGACGTACCCACTAGAAAATACTTGCTTTGCAACGGTTAATCCAGAACAACCACATCAATTATCA from Bacillus sp. F19 includes these protein-coding regions:
- the fbp gene encoding fructose-1,6-bisphosphatase — protein: MNAKYLDLLAQKYDCEEKVVTEIINLEAILNLPKGTEHFVSDLHGEYQAFQHVLRNGSGRVKEKIRDLFNGGLYEKEIIELATLVYYPEEKLQIIRNNFDNEQELNQWYKVIIDRMIKLISYASSKYTRSKLRKALPNQFAYIIEELLYKTDESANKEQYYTKIVQQIISLGQADKLITGLAYSTQRLVVDHLHVVGDIYDRGPEPDKIMETLINYHSVDIQWGNHDVLWLGAFAGSKVCLANIIRISARYDNLDIIEDVYGINLRPLLNLAEKYYKDNPAFRPKRHSDKKLSDHEQLQITKIHQTIAMIQFKLEMPIIKRRPNFNMSERLLLEKIDYDKNEITIHGKTYPLENTCFATVNPEQPHQLSEEEEQVMDKLLFSVQHSEKLARHMNFLMKKGSLYLKYNGNLLLHGCIPLDEKGNMEKMEIENKTYAGRDLLDIFEHYLRHAFAHPEETDDLSTDMVWYLWTGEYSSLFGKREMTTFERYFIKDKETHKERKNPYYYLREQEETCRKILTEFDLNPDQGHIINGHTPVKEIEGENPIKADGKMIVIDGGFSKAYQSKTGIAGYTLLYNSYGMQLVAHKHFNSKEDVLLNGTDVLSVKRLVDKELERKKVIETNVGEELLQEISILNSLREYRYS